One Azospirillum sp. TSA2s genomic region harbors:
- a CDS encoding bifunctional enoyl-CoA hydratase/phosphate acetyltransferase codes for MIENVTFEEIHIGQQASLSRRLTMSDIELFATVSGDLNPSHVDEDYAVDHKVVGHGMWSGSLISAVLGTLLPGPGTVYVGQDLRFERPVLLGDIVTVTVTAKSKDAVRKTVVFDCLAANQDGKTVATGIAEVIAPTEKVRRAAAELPQVQVIRHDGHELMLKKCESLPPVPTAVVHPCDESSLRGAVEAAEANLIDPVLVGPESKIRSVADAYGLDISRYRIVDVAHSHASAETGVRLARTGECEAVMKGSLHTDELMGEVVRKETGLRTGRRLSHVFVMNVPTYPRPLLITDAAINIYPTLEDKVSIVQNAIDLAKVLGVEVPRVAILSAVETINTKIASTLEAAALCKMADRGQITGGILDGPLAFDNAISREAAITKGIKSEVAGQADILLVPDLEAGNMLAKQLSFLAHADAAGIVLGARVPIILTSRADNVRTRLASCAVAVLSAAARRRGAAAAAE; via the coding sequence ATGATCGAAAACGTCACGTTCGAGGAAATCCACATCGGCCAGCAGGCGAGCCTGTCGCGCCGCCTGACCATGTCCGACATCGAGCTGTTCGCGACGGTGTCCGGCGACCTCAACCCGTCCCATGTCGACGAGGATTACGCGGTCGACCACAAGGTGGTCGGGCACGGCATGTGGTCGGGCTCGCTGATCTCCGCCGTTCTCGGCACCCTGCTGCCCGGCCCCGGCACCGTCTATGTCGGCCAGGATCTGCGGTTCGAGCGTCCGGTCCTGCTGGGCGACATCGTCACCGTGACGGTCACCGCCAAGTCCAAGGATGCGGTGCGCAAGACGGTCGTCTTCGACTGCCTCGCCGCCAACCAGGACGGCAAGACCGTTGCGACCGGCATCGCCGAGGTGATCGCCCCGACCGAGAAGGTGCGCCGCGCCGCCGCGGAACTGCCGCAGGTGCAGGTGATCCGCCATGACGGCCACGAGCTGATGCTGAAGAAGTGCGAGTCGCTGCCGCCGGTGCCGACCGCCGTCGTCCATCCCTGCGACGAAAGCTCGCTGCGGGGCGCCGTCGAGGCGGCGGAGGCCAACCTGATCGACCCGGTGCTGGTCGGTCCGGAGTCCAAGATCCGCTCCGTCGCCGACGCGTACGGCCTGGACATCTCCCGCTACCGCATCGTCGACGTCGCCCACAGCCATGCCTCGGCCGAGACCGGCGTGCGGCTGGCCCGCACCGGCGAGTGCGAGGCGGTGATGAAGGGCAGCCTGCACACCGACGAGCTGATGGGCGAGGTGGTGCGGAAGGAGACCGGACTGCGCACCGGCCGCCGCCTCAGCCACGTCTTCGTGATGAACGTCCCGACCTACCCGCGTCCCCTGCTGATCACCGATGCGGCGATCAACATCTACCCGACGCTGGAGGACAAGGTCAGCATCGTGCAGAACGCCATCGACCTCGCCAAAGTTCTGGGCGTCGAGGTGCCCCGCGTCGCCATCCTGTCGGCGGTCGAGACCATCAACACCAAGATCGCCTCGACGCTGGAAGCCGCCGCGCTGTGCAAGATGGCCGACCGCGGCCAGATCACCGGCGGCATCCTCGACGGCCCGCTGGCCTTCGACAACGCCATCAGCCGCGAGGCCGCCATCACCAAGGGCATCAAGTCCGAGGTGGCCGGACAGGCCGACATCCTGCTGGTCCCCGACCTGGAGGCCGGCAACATGCTGGCCAAGCAGCTGTCCTTCCTGGCCCATGCGGACGCCGCCGGCATCGTGCTGGGCGCCCGCGTGCCGATCATCCTGACCAGCCGCGCTGACAATGTGCGCACCCGTCTGGCGTCCTGCGCCGTGGCCGTCCTGTCGGCTGCCGCCCGCCGCCGCGGTGCCGCCGCCGCGGCCGAGTGA
- a CDS encoding acetate/propionate family kinase, which translates to MSNAILVINAGSSSLKFSVFRDHGGGDPVVTINGQISGIGTQPVFEAKDAQRRPLAGKSWGAGEPSDRTALLSYLLDWIEERLEGATLIAAGHRVVHGGIRHATPVLLTSAVLDELDGLVPLAPLHQPHNLAAIRALAEAHPELPQVACFDTAFHRNQPWQAQTFAIPRELTEEGVRRYGFHGLSYEYISRRLPEIAPELGDSRVVVAHLGSGASMCAIHGGRSVDSTMGFTALDGLPMGTRCGTIDPGVLIYLMRKGMDAGAIEKLLYNKSGLLGVSGISNDMRALLESRDPHAQEAVELFCFRIAKETGALAASMGGVDAVVFTAGIGERSAPVRARVGDKLAWMGVEIDAAANEANAAKISAPGSHLPVYVIPTDEERMIALHTRKVLTGR; encoded by the coding sequence ATGTCCAACGCGATCCTCGTCATCAATGCCGGCTCCTCCAGCCTGAAATTCTCGGTGTTCCGGGATCATGGCGGCGGGGATCCGGTGGTCACCATCAACGGCCAGATCTCGGGCATCGGCACCCAGCCGGTGTTCGAGGCCAAGGACGCCCAGCGCCGCCCGCTCGCCGGAAAGAGCTGGGGGGCGGGGGAGCCGAGCGACCGCACGGCCCTGCTGTCCTACCTGCTGGACTGGATCGAGGAACGGCTGGAGGGGGCGACGCTGATCGCCGCCGGCCACCGGGTGGTGCATGGCGGCATCCGCCACGCCACCCCGGTGCTGCTGACCTCCGCCGTGCTGGATGAGCTGGACGGTCTGGTCCCGCTCGCCCCGCTGCACCAGCCGCACAACCTCGCCGCCATCCGCGCGCTGGCCGAGGCGCATCCGGAGCTGCCGCAGGTCGCCTGCTTCGACACCGCCTTCCACCGCAACCAGCCCTGGCAGGCCCAGACCTTCGCCATCCCGCGGGAGTTGACGGAGGAGGGCGTACGCCGCTACGGCTTCCACGGCCTGTCCTACGAGTACATCTCCCGCCGCCTGCCGGAAATCGCTCCGGAGCTGGGCGACTCGCGGGTGGTCGTCGCCCATCTCGGCAGCGGCGCCAGCATGTGCGCGATCCATGGCGGGCGCAGCGTCGACAGCACCATGGGCTTCACCGCGCTTGACGGCCTGCCGATGGGCACCCGCTGCGGCACCATCGACCCGGGCGTGCTGATCTACCTGATGCGCAAGGGCATGGACGCCGGCGCCATCGAAAAGCTGCTCTACAACAAGTCCGGCCTGCTCGGCGTGTCGGGCATCTCCAACGACATGCGCGCTCTGCTGGAGAGTCGCGACCCGCATGCGCAGGAGGCGGTCGAGTTGTTCTGCTTCCGCATCGCCAAGGAGACCGGCGCGCTCGCCGCCTCGATGGGTGGGGTGGATGCCGTGGTGTTCACCGCCGGCATCGGCGAACGCTCCGCCCCGGTGCGGGCGCGGGTCGGCGACAAGCTGGCCTGGATGGGCGTCGAGATCGACGCGGCGGCCAACGAGGCCAATGCGGCAAAGATCTCGGCCCCCGGCAGCCACCTGCCGGTCTACGTCATCCCGACCGACGAGGAACGGATGATCGCACTGCACACCCGCAAGGTGCTGACCG